From a single Nicotiana tomentosiformis chromosome 2, ASM39032v3, whole genome shotgun sequence genomic region:
- the LOC104085423 gene encoding uncharacterized protein yields the protein MNNVLPTCENLTRRHVMNNATCLLCWQHPENIEHCLLNCTMAKACWLQSHVGWTETILNMEQWFNKLNHTLNKNEIEEAIMIYWEIWNYRNGVIWNQRTSTVDRILDNAISFINEWRQLRTPYGSHWQDNEENRKWKPPDDLALKCNIDASFDLATGEAGAGMVVRDRHGEFLRGRLTYIRETFSPMMAEALAVKEALIYE from the coding sequence ATGAACAACGTGCTCCCAACATGTGAGAACTTGACCAGACGACATGTGATGAATAATGCAACTTGTCTATTGTGCTGGCAGCACCCTGAAAACATCGAgcactgcctccttaattgcaccaTGGCAAAGGCGTGCTGGCTGCAATCTCACGTGGGATGGACAGAAACAATATTGAATATGGAGCAGTGGTTTAACAAGCTTAATCATACATTGAACAAGAATGAGATTGAAGAAGCAATCATGATATACTGGGAGATTTGGAACTATAGAAATGGTGTAATCTGGAACCAAAGAACGAGTACAGTGGATCGCATACTGGATAACGCTATTAGTTTCATCAATGAATGGCGCCAATTACGCACACCATATGGTTCACATTGGCAGGATAACGAGGAGAATCGAAAGTGGAAACCCCCAGATGATTTGGCACTCAAGTGCAATATTGATGCATCCTTCGACCTTGCAACTGGTGAAGCTGGAGCAGGGATGGTTGTTCGGGATAGGCACGGTGAGTTCTTGAGAGGTAGATTGACATATATAAGGGAAACATTCAGTCCAATGATGGCAGAGGCGTTGGCGGTAAAGGAAGCTCTGATTTATGAATAA